The genomic stretch tgttcctcctttttaagtagtgtagaagaTGTAGAAAAATCTTGAGACACAACGTAGAAGTACTACGTTTCAGCTTTCCACCGCTACTCTGGGCCTGCCAAGCCATCCAGGCCCAGCACATCTCTCCGTGTATGCAAGCCCACTAGACGCAGAAGACTAAAAAAGGCTAGGGAGGCCAACTCCAAGTCCCATTTCATTCCGCTGCATCAGTTCTTGAAGACAGAGGGTTCTAAAAAAAAGGTTCTTGAAGACAAGTGGTGGCTTTTTCCCCTAAAATAAATTCTTGAAGACATTTAGGAAACAAAAATCTCTTGAGTGGAGCCAACAGCCAAGATGACATGAGTGTAGGCTAGGCCCCACTTAAATTTTATAATTTCTCTGAAATTCTCAAGAAAAATATTCATATCCTTTCAGTTTGCACAATACAATTGCCCCCACTTAAATATCCTTCCGGCCTTCTGGGTACTACCCCtttaaaaatattcagatttaGTATCACTCTAGCAATAACCTACTCCATATATTAATTCGCATAGGCTAGAGTTGACTCCCTCTTATTCCACCTAGCTACTAGCTGCTTTATTACATTTACAAGGATGCGACTCATGCAATCTCTCACATGAACGGTTCAAGGTCCAAGGCTTTCATCGTTATGCCCAACCCAAAGTATATCATCTCACGGGTTGCACGCAGGGTGTTGATGTGAACATTtccatacatacatatatattgTTATATCATGCTCTATCTGTCACAATAACATAATGACCTTGAATTTATAAGTGCATACTGTATGTATACCTCGCTGTCGATCGGGAGGTAAGCTAGCATTCCTGCAAAGGCTGTATCCACTATCCAGGCTTCAACCGGTGCAGTTGGTCCCGAAACTCCAGGGCGGCGATCATTTTTAATAGTGGCGACTTGGCATGCATGATCTAAACACAGATCCGCATTATTATTTTGAAGCAAGAGAGTTTGACTACATCAGATATGGACGGGCCGTCCGATCTCTTAATTCCGTAGGGGTTAAATTATTTGATGTACCGTGGATTGTGCAAAAGTACCACATCAAGTTCAGATAGAAGTATTCAGTTGCGTGAAACCAATAGTGCCTTTAGTCCCTTTTTGAGTAAATTCCACTTCAATCTTGTGAAATGTTTGTCCTATTTGAAATGTATTGTCATATTTAATTTACTTCTTAGTTTCTGACGTTTTaatcttatttttattattttttcaaaTCAACAAGAAATACCCATTTGTTATCGTGACTTGGAAGCAACCTGGGAAAAAAACTTAAGCCGTAATTTGCTAGGGGTATATTCGACATACCGTAGGAATACTATGGTGTTGCTAGCCTTTGACTGAATTTTATGAAAATTGACATAATTTGGTAGGCCCCTGTCGAGTGCGCTCCCAAATTATCTCCATATTCAGTTTTCATGTTGTCCTAACACTTAGATATAACTTTTCAGATTATGGAAAAtattatcacgggtcactaaTAAGGGTGAAAGCTGAAATTTCCTACATTTTTTCGATTAAATCACCATCCAACTATCTTATTTTCTTTTCATTCCCTCAAACCTAACACCACACACCTCCTCTCTCTATTTTTTTCCGGAACACCCAATATAAGCTGTATAACGCAAACATAAACACGTGAACACCACACCGGTCGACAGGAACCCTAACGAGGATTGGAGTCGTGGAACAACATGATTGACAAAATCGCAAAATCACCACAAAAATGTCTCTATTAAGAGAACATTGCCTCCAGCATAAATTTTTAATCCTATTACTTAGGGTTTGATCCCTTGCCGGTGGGCTAGGGTTCAACCACCGTCGATACAACCACATCTCTCCCCAAGCTTTTTGCTGCCACCGACCAGTATACTTCAaagatcctcctctcttgacattCTTATATATCCTCTGTGTGCTCCCATTTCAGACAACTATCGATGTAAGAAGCTCCACCATGACCATGCTAATTAACCACATAGCCTCGCAACCGCCATTTATCCGCTCATTACTATCTATCGGCACACAAACACTACTCTCCTTGGCCGGTCTCTATTGGGGCACCGCCAGTCCCGCCGACCATTCTTCTAAGCCAACAAAGATTCTTTTTCGATGATAATCCTTCCCTGAACGTCAACGTCTCTAGACTTGGCGGAGCCCCCACATCAAATGTTGCTCTGCATGGTCTTCTTTCACATTTTATTTTTCTAAGATGTTTTTTGAAGGTCTAGAAAATATCAGGCACTTGAAAGTTGTAGATAGAGGAATGTGAATTTTTACACACAAACTCTGATTTCGTGCACATGTTCATCACCAGCCGCAATAAAATTATTGAAACACAACCGTCACAAAATCATCCGTCTCGAAACATAAGATGAAAGAAACTGTCACAGAAATAGAGGGAAGGGTCTTCCTCCTTTTGTGCTCATGTTCATCACCACCTActgcaataaaaatatagaaacACGTCCATCACAAAATTATATCTGCCTGCCACACCTATCACAGACAAGAAAATAAACCCTCCTATTGGTACAAAGCAGTGCCATCAAAATGGAAAAAAATCGCTAACATCATCGAACGAGGTGTCGTTGAAGATATCCCAGTCCCATGGAAGGGAGGCACACGAAGCGTCGCCGGACGAGCACGGCTCCGCCGCGGGCTGCAAGTCTGGTGACGCTGCCTCAACCTTGGCCGCCATGGGTCGGAGCTCCTCCTCCCCGTTTCCTCCCTCCAGCTTGCACCCGTTCCGCGAAGACGAGCGTGATGAGGCCTCGCTCTGGCCAACGCAGTAATCGTCCGAGGACGAGGAGCCGAAGTTGATGACGAACGGACGCGTCTCCCCGATGTCACTGACCTCGTCGGAggctgcgccggcggcggcggcgacgtcggcgCAGCAGGTGTGGTGGCCGAAGTAGGTGATGACGAAGAGCGAGGGGTCGTCCTCCGACATCTGGACCTGCCGGGTGGCCGGGCAGCCGCTGTCGTCCTTGTAGGTGCACCTGAAGTAGAGCCTCGGGTGCTTGCTGTTGAGGATCTCCTTCTGCCCGTACTTCCTCCAGATGAAGCCGTCctccgccgtcctcttcttctcgactctcttcgccgccgccgccgcctctccgccgctcGCGCGCGCCCTCTTGTCCCGCCTCGTCTGCGCGGCTGCGCCCGACTTGCGCTTCCTGCCGCTGTCACCGCCGTCGGCcacgccgccgtggtggagcgcgGCGAGCGCGCGGTCGCAGCAGCGGAGGATCTCGGCGGCAAGCTCCCGGATCCCGGCGTGCTCCGTGGGGGGCGCGTCCTGGAGCAGGGCCTCGAGGACGGCGGCGGACTGCCGGCCCTGCACCATCAGCTCGGACACCAAGGACGCAGCTGGGGTGACGAGTGCTGCcatgtcctctcctcctcctctagctAGCTAGGACTGAGCTTGCCTTGTGTTCTTTTTTTGTTGTCTCTAGCTAGCTACTCTTCTCGATCTAAGATTTTTGCTCGATGAGGTTTCGGTGGGAAAGGTGGCGTCCATTTATACTCGTGGCCGAGCTGAGATACATCTTAATCTGCAGAGTTTGCCAGCTACTAGTAGCGACGACCGAAGAGCACATGCCAAGGTGAGCTCGATTGATCGAGAGTGAGGCTATTGACCCACACGGCGTTCCGaatacggacgcgctgggccaacGCGCGCTTCGATCATCTACCGCGTCTAATGGCGCGTAAATTAACCAGAGTCGTTTCAGGGCCGTTCACACTTGCACGTTGCAACAGCCATAATAATGCATTGATACGAATTGCACCAGAACCATTATTTTTTTAGTGCGCGGAACGTGGCAACTTTCAGCTAATGTTAATTTTTTCTTATCCAATTTGCCATCATTGATTTTGATCTGTTGCCTAGGGTTCATGGTTCATCGCACCGTGGCAACAACTTATGTTTTGGGTTATTTTGAGATGCACAGTTTTAGAGGACCCCATGTTGATCTCCTAGGGTGACATGGATGGAGAATCAACCCTAGGTGCGCGCCACTACCTCCCCTTCACACCCCCTCCCAACCCCATGCCCCCGTTGATGTCAAAGGAGGTCGCAGCAAGTCCAAAGAGCCGTGGAACGACAATGGGGGCATCGCCTCCTGACGGTGGGCTGCACATGCGCGTTAGTTGCTTGGGGCCGACGCGCATGCAACAAGGGCACGAAGGCCATGGATGGATCTGATCTAGCAAGCAGAAGTACATCGACAATTGGTTGGACATGATGACGGCTTGATCTGGTAGTGAGAGGTTCTGACAGTGGAAGGGTTTGTAGTGTGTAATATGTAGTGTGAAGATATACAGAACGAGTCAGGACGACAAGTTGGTGGGCCTCTAGAAAAGGCTAACCCGTCTTTATATGCTCTGAGGACCAGGTGCGCAGTGGCGGATGAAAAACCTAGCTTCGACCTTTTCGGAGCTGACAACAAGCTGTCATAGTTGTGCAACCCCATGTTTTCCTCCATCATCATAGTCGAGGGCACCTCCTTACCAAGTTGTAGTCGTTTGGTGAGGACGACCGTGTGTGTCGTGTGTGTGTCCCTCCTCCTGGAGGTTCTACCCCCGATGTCTTCTTCCCGTTCAATGaaatgaagcgcaaaatctcgtgcgttttctcgaaaataaTAATCGTGGTCCTCGAGGTGGAAATCGATCTAAGATCTGGGTGTGCCAACTCGGCCGACTTGTATCTGGCTACTGGTTACGTCTTTAGGAATTGGGAGCTCATCGTTGGTCAAGGTGTTTTCCACCGCCCCAGTTGTGTTTGGAGAGGTCCAAGTCTGCCTAGCTCCCCTGAGCAAAACGTTCACTCCTGTCTTGGGCAAGAGCGGTTCTAATGGAGGTTTGCCTTGCCGTTACGACATTCCGGTCTCTAGATCCACGATTTTCGATGTATTGTTGAGACATATTCTATTACAGTAGCTTAGATGAGGTGGCGAGCGTTGGCAACATTGGATATCTTGGATGAGATTGGTATAAACACGATGTAACCAGGTTCAGCCTCTCGCGGTGGAGGTAAAATCCTACTCATGTATTGATTGTAATGATGATGTGTTTACAAGTCCTTAGAGGCGGAGATGGAGGCTAATAGTAGACGAATGTGATATAGGGTTCGCTTCCTCTAGCCAAACCTTATATAAGAGACTCGCCCATAAGCTAAGTCGACTACCATTGTTGGTTCATTGGTTTGTCCTTGAAGTTGATCTTCTATGGGCCGTCTGGGTCTTCAAATCGATCTGGATCCTTGCGAGCGAGCCCATCGGGGAAGCGATTGGATCATGCTACCTGGTCCTACCCGGTTGGATATTCCCTCGTCAACAATAGCTAATGGGTTTGCTCCTAGTGAGGGTTTTGTGTGGTTTTCTTGAAAAGGacttctgtctactacaacaaactctactacgacaagctttgcctgactccggcgatggaggggcgaggacagcggcgcgccttggGCTCGTGCTAGTCTctatagtcgtcgctaggtggtccgagtaccaatttgtaatttcttttactttttgggctatttgtactactgttgatgattattaatagatcggtggatttctcgcaaaaaaaaatttaCGAACTTCAGAAGAGACAAGAGGAGCTACACATCTATCGCACCAACCCATCTCATCAGATGGTATGTTTCTTTCAGAATACAACTCATGCTGCCCATTTCATGCAACTGAAGGAACCATTAGTTAAACGAATTTATTATGTACAAGATTTAGTTAAGCTAATGAACTTGCCCATTCGAGATAGGAGTTGACATATCCTCATTAAGCTAAACACAATGGGCAACTTGGCATTAACAAAATCGATGCTAATTATCCTTTTCCCCCGGGTAGGCGGGTACACTATtctttttcttcaacttgagAGTTCTGATAACTTTTTTGTTACTATTTTTAGAAAACAGATGGTTCTCTGATATCTGAAACGGTAGATGCGTACCGTTTTTGTCAATCATCTGAGCTAACGAATGCTCAACTTGATTGTTTTTCCCCTTGGTGAACGATGGCAAAGCTGTCAGCCTAGCTAGTGGCATAGCAGTATCTCATGTGCATGATGCGCTCGACTCAACGTGTTCTTTGGCAGCGACTTTAACATCACTTAAAATTTTGTCTTAATGCAGCCTTGAGTGGACTATCAACAACTTGCAGACGTGAAATCAGCTGGCTTGGCTGGCTGGCTACTGTGTTCACATGATCTATGATTAGATGTTGGCAAGACTCAAAGGAAAGCCCCATGGAGGATTGACACTTTCATTTTCTTTATTTCGTGTGGGTTCCATTCTGTCACATGTTGTGACGCAATACTCACGGTAGCGTCTCTGACATTAGCTTACTTGAGGATAAgcatttatttttatcttgtaagTTGCCAGTGTCTTTTTTAGGAAAAAAGGGCTCAAGCTCCTGTTTTTTaaaacataagagcatctccagtcgcgtcccccaaaccgtcccccaaagggatttggggcgcgccggacaaaaaaaaaacgttccagccgcgtcccccaaagcccatttttgtccggcgcgcccccatacggtgtccggcgccccgagcccgtccctgtcccacaggggacgcaccggcgacgccggacacaccgaaaagcgagacggggagtggcggggccgactcgtcgcgcggcacaataaatttttaacctaaccgtcgcctacctcgcgacggaagttgattggcggtgcggttcccgcggcgacggtgcggttcccgcggccgacgcagcgacggtgcggttcccgcagcgacgcatcccgtcgcgcctagctctgcgtgccggcgttaatgcgcgccaccgctccccgcctccctccggcctataaagggccgcctctcatcgtccctctcacacacaaaccctagcgcctctctcccaaaccctagccgccaccatctcaacaagactcgacgctatgtccggtagaggcggaggccgacctcgcggccgtggtcgtggtcgtggtcgtggccgcggcagagctgaacgctcgccgtcgccttccacgccgccggcttcatcatcgtcggagatggacgtggagccgggcgtGCGGTTCGAGTtcatcctcgtcctcaagggcgacccgcgcagcatccagaggctgccggactccttcgccgactacgtcgccggcgacgatcgcccgcgcacgatgcatctgcgggaggctgcgtgcggctactaccggtggatcgtcgacgtgatctacgacgcgcgcggcaagatgtacctcaacatcggctgggagaagttcgcgcggcaccacagcctccaagccggcttcatcctcctgttgtcctacttcggcgacagggacatgagcgtcaaggtcttcgacgaggcgcggtgccgccgggactaccagggcgacagcaccgacgaggaggacgactgagtgttctttcttcgcagcgaacacgtgcacggaggtttctgcctgttcgcctcatcggtagaaccaacaagggcaccatcctcccgctggattttccggtttaggtgatcgggtgtgccctcgagtgttctttcttagcagcgaacacacgaaaccttcgatgcatggcctagttaggtttagtttctttgcaaaattttatatttgtgtccaccatggttcaaactatgtattagtttgtggaaaaccatgttccaaactgtgttttcgtgtaaaccacgttccaaattatgtattagtttgtggaaattgaaataaaaaaataaaaaaagtattttaaatgtttgggggcggcgtttgggggacgcggctggggagcgacgtcccccaaaggcggcacgaacaaaacacgtccccaaacgctcaatccggcgcggtttgggggacggtttggggacgcgactggagatgctctaagacccaTAGCCCAACTTTAACTTAATAAAGGCACAACACGGCAGAGTATACAATGCATACAAGTTCAAGTTCAACATCAACAGGTCATCCCCCACCAACATACAAGGCTCGAGCTCCCGTTTCATTGAAGAAACGGCAAGTCACCATAGATCATCGTTATTCTTAATTTCTACAGGGACGTGTGAGCCTGTCCCTGCCACACCCACACACCCAAGACATAGTCTGACAcaacaaaacacacacaaaaaatagataaaaacaaAAGCACCTATTGGTACTAGACTGCTAGCTATCTCCAGCCGCGATCCCAAGGGATCTCCAAAGGTTTTTGGGGCGCGTCAGGCATTTTTTCATTCCCAGCCGGCAGCCGCGCGTCCCAAAGCCCCTTCCGTCCGGTGCGGCCCaaaacggtgtccggcgccccgagcctgtcccggtccacaggggacgctccgggcacgtcggacacaacgagaaacgaggcggggagtggcggcccGACGCGTCATtggcacattcaagtttaacctaaccgtcgcctacctcgcgacggaagttattggcgcgtagcgacggtgcagttcccacaGAGGCGCAGCgatgcgtctcgtcgcgcctagctctccgtACCGGCGTTaacgagcgccaccgctcccccgcctcctccggcctataaaaggggcactCTCGCATCGttcctcacacacaaaccctagcgcctctctctcaATCCTAgctgccaccatctcaagagtcgagggcctttccatggctggtagaggcagaggTCGAGGCCGAGGTCGTGGCCGTggacgcggccgcggccgtgctgGAGCAGCAAGGGCTGCACGGTCGCCGTCGCATGCGACATCGTCATCtttcgaggggggggggggggggggagttcgAGTTCATCGCCGTCCTCAATTTctacccactcggcatccagaggctgccggacaagttcgccaaGTTCGTCGCTGACAACGAGCCGATCGCGCTGCAGCTGCGGGAGGCTGGCTGCGGCTTCTGCTGGTGGCCAGTGGACGTGATGTTCGACATGCGCggtaagatgtacctccacaccggctgggagaagttcgcgcgcttccacgacctccaagccgactgcgtgctcacattctcgTACCAAGCCAACGAGGAGATGAACGTGAAGGCACTACTGGGAAAACCCTTATACTTAGGTATGTATTTTGTGACGCATTTAAAAAGGCATgctccacaaaaatatttctgtggcgcataaaaAAAATGCACCATGGAATTGTTGGAATTGTGTGGCGCATACAAACCATATGCGTGTATTTCTGTGACGCATATTgctatatgcgccacagaaatgcacCGTGGCGCATATTTCTATGTgcaccacataatttttttttggatttttaattctagattttttaaaatttaagaattttttgaaattttagaattttttgaaattttagaatTTTTAGAATCTTTTCCAATTTTTGAAGTTCaatgattttttaatttttttaaaaaataaatttattattttaaattttttctgattttatagtttttttgaaaaatgataattttattttcaaattttagacttttttggaattttagaattttttgattctttttccatttttttaactttaaggatttttttttgtttttttgggaAAAAATTAGTTTCTTTGAAACTCTCTAAAAATttgtaatttttttaaattttgtgaaatttgtatttttttggaATTGATGAAGTTTGTAAAATttagtttttttgaaattttaaaattttataatttttctgaaatttgtaaatatttattttttttacatttttttgaatttcctTTATACTTTTTGATTTTTTAGAAATTTTAGAACACAcctaaacacacatatatatacacaTATCACACATAAACTACACACACATCTGCACACATATACACAAACAAGCCTTAAGAGGGTTTATATGACACTAGTATCAATAATAACTTTAGCAGTAGAGGGGTAGCTCTATCAAATAGAACTCAAAAGTTAAGCGCGTTTAGGTTGGAGGAGTTTGAGGATGGgtggcttctgtggcgcatgaaatatgcgccacagaattccaaaaACGTGCGCAACAGACAtgcattttcctagtagtgaggtgttcgacgacacgtccTGACGTCGGTACTACCACGACCACGACGAAGAGGAGCACGATTGATCACGCCGAGTGtcctttcttcgcagcgaaaatggtTACAGAGGTTTCTGTATGTTCTCCCTGCAAAGAACCAAAAGGGCTATCATTACTAGctagattttccagtttaggtgactgagagtgcatgagagtgttctttcttggcaacgAACATATGAAATCTGTGAGGCCAACTATAGTTAGGtttctcattttgcaatgttttaattgGTGGaaatcatgttccaaactatgtcttagtttgtggaaaaccatgttctcaATTATGTATTAATTTGTGTAATGTTTCTCTTCTCTATTAAAATGAGaatgcaaaaatgagtattttaatGTAAAAACAGGTTTGGGGGCCGCGTTTGGGGGGGGGGCGCTGCGGGGGAGCGACGTTCCTCAAACGAGGCACGAAGAAAACACGTCACCaaaacgctcgatccgacgccgtttgggggacgttttgggggacgcggccgaAGATGCTCTAACAACATCAAGGATCGGGAACAAAGCTAATCAACAACTTGAAGTGCTTCTCCATCCACCAACTTCAGCCCATTCGTTTTGAGATTCATTGCAAGATCTTCAGTCGAAGCTTCCAAGTCTACATAAGGATGAGTAGAAGTCCAAGCCTCCAAGTCCATATCCGGAAAGAGAGGAAAATGACTACATTTTTCGAATCGAGCTCCCTCCTTGGGTAGATGTAGAGTGAAATTTTAGAATGATATGATGATTCACCGAGTTCAAAATGAAAGCTACGCTAGTTCAACCACTCATTGACTGGGTGCTTTCGATCTTTGTATAATTTGATGTTTTATCTCTTTCACTTCCTTCTCCTTGATGTATTTTTCCCTCTCTTGTCTGGCTGCTGGTGAAATTTTGTACAATCCTTTTTATCGGTTCTAAAAGATCTAcaccgtaggggcttcccctacggtaAAGTTGTCAAAAAAGGCCGCAACCAGACTGCATCCAGGTTTTTAACCTTAATTTGCTATAGTTTCCCACTGACCACCCTCATCTAGGCTCCGGCAAAGGTATAagatgtaagggtacattgctcctatgtgtggtttttgtaattaatgacaacctctatggactaatgtttttcattgagtttatatgaatgaatattccataggtaatacttgtattccatgtgttggattcaagtatggatgccatgaagataaaagatataccttgagtattggcatcaagatcatcgattttaaGACATAtattgatatgatcaagaagaagaaatgaagatggagttcttatgtggaactcaatattagccatgctctagattATGGAGattgaatattccataggtaatacttgtagtccatgtgttggattcaagtatggacgccatgaagataaaagatataccttgagtattggcatcaagatcatcgatttgaagacatatatgtgatatgatcaagaagaagaaatgaagatggagttcttatgtggaactcaatattagccatgctctagcttatgtgttaagcaatgaatgatcaaaatattga from Lolium rigidum isolate FL_2022 chromosome 4, APGP_CSIRO_Lrig_0.1, whole genome shotgun sequence encodes the following:
- the LOC124705443 gene encoding transcription factor WRKY45-1-like gives rise to the protein MAALVTPAASLVSELMVQGRQSAAVLEALLQDAPPTEHAGIRELAAEILRCCDRALAALHHGGVADGGDSGRKRKSGAAAQTRRDKRARASGGEAAAAAKRVEKKRTAEDGFIWRKYGQKEILNSKHPRLYFRCTYKDDSGCPATRQVQMSEDDPSLFVITYFGHHTCCADVAAAAGAASDEVSDIGETRPFVINFGSSSSDDYCVGQSEASSRSSSRNGCKLEGGNGEEELRPMAAKVEAASPDLQPAAEPCSSGDASCASLPWDWDIFNDTSFDDVSDFFPF